One Panicum virgatum strain AP13 unplaced genomic scaffold, P.virgatum_v5 scaffold_5043, whole genome shotgun sequence genomic region harbors:
- the LOC120694334 gene encoding uncharacterized protein LOC120694334, whose product MQRKIAEELKLVPETMAVLDMQDEDDDFNGVDHGSRDVIPSVSQVIARTLVDKKFMMIFLNGSDDEVDVTRFGITPGYCDHIILWTFKRRSLTIHNRLEEIGRKLRYTQLLLYTRSLASELTSSQFQSLLREEAANIVARQPWVRGIDLIMLMESCLYELFLQCSFHRITGFAWVAHAPNYWTCDGIIKAGDVTRQIIDRLHQEIRWVCDAPLLGSVFAKLMEDPEAPFFVFKDDISFPKKRPHRWVCVTSKNITAIDDTKDILESASSLFVAFEKSDNLQALPNGFLTHCSNLGVVILSWCAFSFISPPFLQCHRLRFLGLDHCTNVNTVGVENNTDYWVFLQSLWVLDLRYTEWDDILSEGKMEIMANLRELNIEGLMCWKLTSRLLRRLPYLQKLRIIKPTHEAKTTIDYYNSFVDKVDLEILDLSGNRDMENLPTSLSMAKSLEMLILDGCDGLENVVVPNGLPSSLRSFSFDGYGPATHWTSSLFKLHLESSEPKQLPHADNRDVKTSKISLQGCTQLENLFIRGLPNLVELDLSECPIKVLDLTTMVADVPLLKRLFLLGCENLRAIIWASHEPMKWIKLELLCIDTRPKRAHGFIRPSLVQYDPEKRKKLELHAILADARLARSLNRLVGRYAGRSVYRDIYFNIHFTSLAEYSGGVQLETTGKKMIEHSNQQHFAVVSRYGDVLSKIGDAPMLVFPQPPTQQFGHHIEISNGSHNLENELIRYDNLSYLMAELARSLHVHDASTSASMPERYNRHRLKWCRLERCPNIDTVFPSAAQDYKNELETVWISDLQKARSIWSKGSRSPPSFENLQHLHLRSCPRLQFVLPVWVASFPSLETLHIIHCGDLTHVFVLDEKYPEEIVTHGVPFPKLTTIHFHDLPKLQQICEVKVLAPKLKTIRIRGCFGLRRLPSLQGREPGLKKPTVEMEKDVWDALQWDGLAAGHHPDLFEPPVHSRYYRPRRLLRGTVLR is encoded by the exons ATGCAAAGGAAAATCGCAGAGGAGCTAAAACTTGTCCCTGAAACAATGGCCGTGCTTGACATGCAGGATGAGGATGATGACTTCAATGGTGTGGACCATGGCTCTAGGGATGTGATACCAAGTGTTTCGCAAGTGATTGCCCGAACCCTGGTGGACAAAAAATTTATGATGATTTTTCTTAATGGAAGTGACGATGAGGTTGATGTAACTAGGTTTGGTATTACTCCTGGCTATTGCGACCACATAATATTATGGACGTTCAAAAGACGGTCTTTGACCATACATAATCGCCTTGAGGAGATAGGAAGGAAGCTCAGATACACCCAACTTCTTCTTTATACCAGGTCGCTGGCCAGCGAATTAACAAGTTCACAGTTTCAGTCACTGTTGCGTGAAGAAGCCGCCAACATAGTCGCTCGCCAACCTTGGGTGCGAGGCATTGACCTAATAATGTTAATGGAAAGTTGCCTGTATGAGTTGTTCTTGCAATGTAGTTTTCACAGAATCACTGGATttgcttgggtggctcatgcTCCAAACTACTGGACCTGCGATGGGATCATTAAGGCCGGGGACGTAACAAGGCAGATTATTGATAGATTGCATCAGGAAATACGTTGGGTGTGCGATGCTCCTTTGCTTGGTTCAGTGTTTGCAAAACTCATGGAAGATCCGGAGGCTCCCTTTTTTGTATTCAAAGATGATATCTCCTTCCCCAAAAAGAGGCCACATCGTTGGGTTTGTGTCACCTCGAAGAATATTACAGCAATAGATGATACAAAAGATATATTGGAAAGTGCATCGTCTTTGTTCGTAGCGTTTGAAAAGTCGGATAACCTGCAAGCCTTACCAAATGGGTTTCTTACACATTGCAGCAACCTTGGCGTGGTAATTCTTTCTTGGTGTGCATTCAGTTTTATATCACCTCCTTTCCTTCAGTGCCACAGATTGAGATTCCTCGGCTTGGATCACTGCACAAATGTCAACACAGTTGGGGTAGAAAACAATACAGATTATTGGGTGTTTCTACAAAGCCTATGGGTCCTTGACTTACGTTACACTGAATGGGACGATATCTTATCTGAAGGAAAGATGGAGATCATGGCCAACCTCAGGGAGCTAAATATCGAGGGACTCATGTGTTGGAAGTTAACAAGTAGATTATTGAGAAGGCTCCCTTACCTCCAAAAGCTTCGGATAATAAAACCTACTCACGAAGCAAAGACAACAATAGATTACTACAATTCATTTGTGGACAAAGTAGATCTGGAAATACTTGATTTGTCAGGTAACAGAGATATGGAAAATCTACCGACAAGCTTATCAATGGCAAAGAGCCTCGAGATGCTTATCCTTGATGGTTGTGACGGCCTAGAGAATGTTGTTGTGCCGAATGGGCTTCCCTCTTCCCTAAGGTCATTTAGCTTTGATGGATATGGACCAGCAACCCATTGGACATCATCTTTATTTAAGTTGCATCTAGAATCTTCTGAGCCAAAGCAACTGCCTCATGCAGATAATAGGGATGTCAAAACCTCCAAGATATCCCTACAAGGATGCACACAGTTGGAGAATTTGTTTATACGGGGGCTACCGAATCTTGTGGAGTTGGACCTCTCAGAATGTCCAATCAAGGTACTTGACCTTACAACAATGGTGGCAGATGTCCCATTGCTCAAGCGGCTCTTCCTTCTAGGTTGTGAGAATCTCCGTGCAATAATATGGGCCTCGCATGAGCCAATGAAATGGATAAAGCTAGAGTTATTGTGCATAGACACACGACCTAAGAGGGCACATGGATTTATCCGGCCATCTCTTGTCCAGTATGATCCAGAGAAACGAAAAAAGCTAGAGTTGCATGCTATTCTTGCAGACGCGAGGCTTGCTAGGTCCTTGAATCGCCTTGTGGGTCGTTATGCAGGTCGTTCAGTCTACAGGGATATTTATTTTAATATCCACTTCACTTCTCTGGCTGAGTATAGTGGAGGTGTTCAACTTGAAACGACCGGTAAGAAGATGATTGAACACAGTAATCAGCAGCACTTTGCTGTAGTGAGCCGGTATGGTGATGTACTTTCCAAGATTGGTGATGCCCCGATGCTGGTCTTCCCGCAGCCTCCCACTCAGCAGTTTGGTCATCATATTGAGATTAGTAATGGGAGCCATAACTTGGAGAATGAATTGATACGTTATGATAATTTATCTTACCTAATGGCAGAGCTCGCTAGATCGTTGCATGTGCATGATGCCTCGACGAGCGCTAGCATGCCTGAACGGTATAACCGGCATCGCCTGAAGTGGTGCCGCTTGGAAAGGTGCCCCAACATTGACACGGTCTTTCCCTCGGCTGCTCAGGATTACAAAAATGAACTGGAGACTGTTTGGATATCAGATCTCCAGAAGGCCCGCAGCATTTGGAGCAAAGGTTCCCGGTCACCTCCATCCTTTGAAAATCTGCAGCACTTGCACCTGCGCTCCTGCCCAAGGCTCCAGTTCGTTCTGCCCGTGTGGGTTGCCTCCTTCCCCAGCCTGGAGACCCTCCACATTATCCATTGCGGCGACCTCACACATGTCTTCGTGCTGGACGAGAAGTACCCGGAGGAGATCGTCACCCACGGCGTACCGTTCCCGAAGCTAACCACCATCCACTTCCACGACCTGCCGAAGCTGCAACAGATCTGCGAGGTCAAGGTGCTCGCTCCCAAGCTCAAGACCATCAGGATCAGAGGCTGCTTTGGCCTGCGCCGGCTGCCGTCCTTGCAGGGCCGCGAGCCCGGCCTCAAGAAGCCGACcgtggagatggagaaggacgTGTGGGACGCGCTGCAGTGGGACGggctggccgccggccaccacccggACCTCTTCGAGCCGCCCGTGCACTCACGCTACTACCGGCCGAGGCGCCTCCTCAGAGGCACCGTCCTCAG GTGA